From Bos taurus isolate L1 Dominette 01449 registration number 42190680 breed Hereford chromosome 29, ARS-UCD2.0, whole genome shotgun sequence, a single genomic window includes:
- the SPTBN2 gene encoding spectrin beta chain, non-erythrocytic 2 isoform X1, whose amino-acid sequence MNGHGVGRAPGYSLNGAGEFYCEAVEGAQNPGGLLLSPAAFINPAQYASVLEGRFKQLQDEREAVQKKTFTKWVNSHLARVTCRVGDLYSDLRDGRNLLRLLEVLSGETLPKPTKGRMRIHCLENVDKALQFLKEQKVHLENMGSHDIVDGNHRLTLGLVWTIILRFQIQDISVETEDNKEKKSAKDALLLWCQMKTAGYPNVNVNNFTTSWRDGLAFNAIVHKHRPDLLDFESLKKCNAHYNLQNAFNLAEKELGLTKLLDPEDVNVDQPDEKSIITYVATYYHYFSKMKALAVEGKRIGKVLDHAMEAERLVEKYESLASELLQWIEQTIVTLNDRQLANSLSGVQNQLQSFNSYRTVEKPPKFTEKGNLEVLLFTIQSKLRANNQKVYTPREGRLISDINKAWERLEKAEHERELALRTELIRQEKLEQLAARFDRKAAMRETWLSENQRLVSQDNFGLELAAVEAAVRKHEAIETDIVAYSGRVQAVDAVAAELAAERYHDIKRIAARQHNVSRLWDFLRQMVAARRERLLLNLELQKVFQDLLYLMDWMEEMKGRLQSQDLGKHLTGVEDLLQLHELVEADIAVQAERVRAVSASALRFCDPGKEYKPCDPQLVSERVAALEKSYESLCELAAARRARLEESRRLWRFLWEVGEAEAWVREQQHLLASAETGRDLTGVLRLLNKHTALRGEMSGRLGPLKLTLEQGQQLVAEGHPGAGQAAARTAELQAQWERLEALAEERAQRLAQAASLYQFQADANDMEAWLVDALRLVSSPELGHDEFSTQALARQHRALEEEIRGHRPTLDALREQAAALPLALSRAPEVQGRVPALQRHYEELRARAGERARALEAALALYTMLSEAGACGLWVEEKEQWLNGLALPERLEDLEVVQQRFETLEPEMNALAARITAVNDIAEQLLKANPPGKDSIVNTQKQLNHRWQQFRSLADGKKAALTSALSIQNYHLECTETQAWMREKTKVIESTQGLGNDLAGVLALQRKLAGTERDLEAIAARVGELTREANALAAGHPAQAPAINARLGEVQAGWEDLRATMRRREESLGEARRLQDFLRSLDDFQAWLGRTQTSVASEEGPATLPEAEALLAQHAALRGEVERARSEYSQLRAVGEEVTRDQADPQCLFLRQRLEALGTGWEELGRMWESRQGRLAQAHGFQGFLRDARQAEGVLSSQEYVLSHTEMPGTLQAADATIKKLEDFMSTMEANGERIRGLLEAGRQLVSEGNVHAEKIQEKADSVERRHKKNQEAVQQLLGRLRDNREQQHFLQDCHELKLWIDEKMLTAQDVSYDEARNLHTKWQKHQAFMAELAANKDWLDKVDKEGRELTLEKPELKALVWEKLEDLHRRWDELETTTQAKARSLFDANRAELFAQSCSALESWLESLQAQLHSDDYGKDLTSVNILLKKQQMLEREMAVREKEVEAIQAQAKALAQEDQGAGEVERTSRAVEEKFRALCQPMEERCRRLQASREQHQFHRDVEDEILWVTERLPMASSMEHGKDLPSVQLLMKKNQTLQKEIQGHEPRIADLTERQRTLGVAAAGPELAELQEMWKRLGHELELRGKRLEEALRAQQFYRDAAEAEAWMGEQELHMMGQEKAKDELSAQAEVKKHQVLEQALADYAQTIHQLAASSQDMIDHEHPENTRLSIRQAQVDKLYAGLKELAGERRERLQEHLRLCQLRRELDDLEQWIQEREVVAASHELGQDYEHVTMLRDKFREFSRDTSTIGQERVDGANALANGLIAGGHAARATVAEWKDSLNEAWADLLELLDTRGQVLAAAHELQRFLHGARQALARVQHKQQQLPDGTGRDLNAAEALQRRHCAFEHDIQALSAQVQQVQDDGHRLQKAYAGDKAEEIGRHMQAVAEAWAQLQGSSAARRQLLLDTTDKFRFFKAVRELMLWMDGVNLQMDAQERPRDVSSADLVIKNHQGIKAEIEARADRFSSCVDMGQGLLARSHYAAEEISEKLSQLQARRQETADKWQEKMDWLQLVLEVLVFGRDAGVAEAWLCSQEPLVRSAELGCTVDEVESLIKRHEAFQKSAVAWEERFSALEKLTALEEQEKERKRKREEEERRKLPPPPEPPASPPEGHLVDSHMAPATARDGVHPRLPASVNGVCTDAEGPQPLMEQQRLEQGGLPEGPGSGAGDEANGPRGEKQARTQGPTPPIMPQSRSSESARVATLPTRGPELSAQEQMEGLLCRKQEMEAFGKKAANRSWQNVYCVLRRGSLGFYKDAKAASAGVPYHGEVPVSLARAQGSVAFDYRKRKHVFKLGLQDGKEYLFQAKDEAEMSSWLRVVNAAIATASSASGEPEEPAVPSATRGMTRAMTMPPVSPAGAEGPVVLRSKDGREREREKRFSFFKKNK is encoded by the exons ATGAGCGAGAAGCTGTGCAGAAGAAAACCTTCACCAAGTGGGTCAACTCGCACCTGGCCCGGGTGACGTGCCGGGTGGGCGACCTGTACAGCGACCTCCGGGATGGACGGAACCTTCTGAGGCTCCTCGAGGTGCTCTCAGGGGAGACGCTG CCAAAGCCCACGAAGGGCCGCATGCGGATCCACTGCCTGGAGAATGTGGACAAGGCGCTGCAGTTCCTGAAGGAGCAAAAAGTGCATTTGGAAAACATGGGCTCACATGACATCGTGGACGGGAACCACCGCCTGACCCTTGGGCTGGTGTGGACCATCATCCTTCGATTCCAG ATCCAAGACATAAGTGTGGAAACAGAAGACAACAAGGAGAAGAAGTCAGCCAAGGATGCCTTGCTACTCTGGTGCCAGATGAAGACTGCTGG GTACCCCAATGTCAACGTGAACAACTTCACCACCAGCTGGAGAGATGGGCTGGCCTTCAACGCCATCGTGCATAAACACCG GCCAGACCTGCTGGATTTCGAGTCCCTGAAGAAGTGTAATGCACACTACAATCTGCAGAATGCCTTCAATCTGGCTGAGAAGGAGCTGGGACTTACGAAGCTGCTGGATCCTGAAG ATGTGAATGTGGACCAACCAGATGAGAAATCAATTATTACCTATGTGGCTACTTACTACCACTACTTCTCCAAGATGAAAGCCCTGGCCGTGGAAGGCAAAAGAATTGGCAAG GTGCTGGACCACGCCATGGAGGCAGAGCGCCTGGTGGAGAAGTATGAATCCCTGGCCTCCGAGCTGCTCCAGTGGATCGAGCAGACCATCGTGACCCTCAATGACCGGCAGCTGGCCAACTCCCTGAGCGGAGTCCAGAACCAGCTCCAGTCCTTTAATTCCTACCGCACCGTGGAAAAGCCACCCAA GTTCACCGAGAAAGGCAACTTGGAAGTGCTGCTCTTCACCATCCAGAGCAAGCTGCGGGCCAACAACCAGAAGGTCTACACGCCCCGCGAGGGCCGGCTCATCTCCGACATCAACAAG GCCTGGGAGCGGCTCGAGAAAGCCGAGCACGAGCGCGAGCTAGCCCTGCGCACAGAGCTCATCCGCCAGGAGAAGCTGGAGCAGCTGGCCGCCCGCTTCGACCGCAAggctgccatgcgggagacctggctcaGTGAGAACCAGCGCTTGGTGTCCCAG gACAACTTCGGCCTGGAGCTGGCCGCCGTGGAGGCAGCGGTGCGGAAGCACGAAGCCATCGAGACGGACATCGTGGCCTACAGCGGCCGGGTGCAGGCGGTGGACGCCGTGGCCGCAGAGCTGGCCGCTGAGCGCTACCACGACATCAAGCGCATCGCCGCGCGGCAGCACAACGTATCGCGGCTCTGGGACTTCCTGCGGCAGATGGTGGCCGCCCGGCGGGAGCGGCTCCTCCTCAACCTGGAGCTGCAGAAGGTGTTCCAGGACCTGCTCTACCTCATGGACTGGATGGAAGAGATGAAG GGCCGGCTGCAGTCCCAGGACCTGGGCAAACACCTGACGGGAGTGGAGGACCTGCTGCAGCTGCACGAGCTGGTGGAAGCCGACATCGCCGTGCAGGCCGAGAGGGTGCGGGCGGTCAGCGCCTCTGCGCTGCGCTTCTGCGACCCCGGGAAAG AGTACAAACCCTGTGACCCCCAGCTGGTGTCGGAGCGGGTGGCTGCCCTGGAGAAGAGCTATGAGTCGCTGTGCGAACTGGCAGCGGCTCGCAGGGCCCGGCTGGAAGAGTCCCGGCGGCTCTGGCGCTTCCTCTGGGAGGTGGGCGAGGCCGAGGCCTGGGTGCGGGAACAGCAGCACCTCCTGGCCTCGGCAGAAACCGGCCGGGACCTGACCGGCGTCCTCCGCCTGCTCAACAAGCACACCGCCCTGCGGGGCGAGATGAGCGGCCGCCTGGGGCCCCTGAAGCTCACCCTGGAGCAGGGCCAGCAGTTAGTGGCTGAGGGCCACCCTGGGGCCGGCCAGGCAGCCGCCCGCACCGCCGAGCTCCAAGCCCAGTGGGAGCGGCTGGAAGCCCTGGCGGAGGAGCGGGCCCAGCGGCTCGCCCAGGCCGCCAGCCTCTACCAGTTCCAGGCGGACGCCAACGACATGGAGGCCTGGCTGGTGGACGCGCTACGCCTGGTGTCCAGCCCTGAGCTGGGGCACGACGAGTTCTCCACGCAGGCCCTGGCCCGGCAGCACCGGGCCCTGGAGGAAGAGATCCGGGGCCACCGGCCCACGCTGGACGCACTGAGGGAGCAGGCGGCCGCCCTGCCCCTCGCGCTGAGCCGCGCGCCCGAGGTGCAGGGCCGCGTGCCCGCCCTGCAGCGGCACTACGAGGAGCTGCGGGCCCGGGCGGGCGAGCGTGCCCGCGCCCTGGAGGCCGCCCTGGCGCTCTACACCATGCTCAGCGAGGCCGGGGCCTGCGGGCTCTgggtggaggagaaggagcagtgGCTCAACGGGCTCGCCCTGCCTGAGCGCCTGGAGGACCTGGAGGTCGTGCAGCAGAG GTTTGAGACCCTGGAGCCCGAAATGAACGCACTTGCTGCACGAATTACTGCCGTGAATGACATCGCAGAACAGTTGCTGAAGGCCAACCCGCCAGGGAAGGACAGCATTGTCAACACCCAGAAGCAGCTCAACCACAG GTGGCAGCAGTTTCGGTCTCTGGCGGACGGCAAGAAGGCAGCCCTGACGTCAGCCCTGAGCATCCAGAACTACCACCTAGAGTGCACGGAGACACAGGCTTGGATGAGAGAAAAGACCAAGGTCATCGAGTCCACCCAGGGCCTGGGTAATGACCTGGCTGGCGTGCTGGCGCTGCAGCGCAAGCTGGCTGGCACTGAGCGGGACCTGGAGGCCATCGCCGCGCGGGTGGGCGAACTGACCCGAGAGGCAAATGCCCTGGCTGCTGGCCACCCTGCCCAAGCCCCTGCCATCAACGCCCGGCTTGGAGAGGTGCAGGCCGGCTGGGAGGACCTCAGGGCCACCATGCGGCGGCGAGAGGAGTCGCTGGGCGAGGCGCGGCGGCTGCAGGACTTCCTGCGCAGCTTGGATGACTTCCAGGCCTGGCTTGGCCGCACGCAGACCTCCGTGGCCTCTGAAGAAGGACCTGCCACCCTGCCTGAAGCCGAGGCCCTCCTAGCCCAACACGCAGCCCTGCGGGGAGAGGTGGAACGGGCCCGGAGCGAGTACAGCCAGCTGCGGGCTGTGGGTGAGGAGGTGACCCGGGACCAGGCTGATCCCCAGTGCCTCTTCCTGCGGCAGCGACTGGAAGCACTGGGAACTGGCTGGGAGGAGCTGGGCCGCATGTGGGAGAGCCGGCAAGGCCGCCTGGCCCAGGCCCATGGTTTCCAGGGCTTCTTGCGGGATGCTCGCCAGGCCGAAGGCGTACTCAGCAGTCAG GAATATGTCTTGTCTCACACGGAGATGCCAGGGACCCTCCAGGCAGCCGATGCCACCATTAAAAAACTGGAAGACTTCATGAGCACCATGGAGGCAAACGGTGAGCGGATCCGTGGTCTTCTGGAAGCCGGACGCCAGCTGGTGTCAGAAGGCAACGTCCATGCAGAGAAGATCCAGGAGAAGGCAGACTCGGTGGAGAGGAG ACACAAGAAGAATCAAGAAGCAGTGCAGCAGCTTTTGGGCCGTCTTCGGGACAACCGAGAGCAGCAGCACTTCTTACAAGACTGTCACGAG CTGAAGCTCTGGATTGATGAGAAGATGCTGACGGCGCAGGACGTGTCCTATGATGAGGCCCGCAACCTGCACACCAAGTGGCAGAAGCACCAGGCGTTCATGGCCGAGCTGGCCGCCAACAAAGACTGGCTGGACAAGGTGGACAAG GAAGGGCGGGAGCTGACTCTGGAAAAGCCTGAGCTGAAAGCTCTGGTGTGGGAGAAGCTGGAGGACCTGCACCGGCGCTGGGACGAGCTGGAGACCACCACCCAGGCCAAAGCCCGCAGCCTCTTTGATGCCAACCGAGCTGAGCTGTTTGCCCAGAGCTGCTCCGCCCTGGAGAGCTGGCTGGAGAGCTTGCAGGCCCAGCTGCACTCGGACGACTACGGCAAGGACCTCACCAGCGTCAACATCCTGCTCAAGAAGCAGCAG ATGCTGGAAAGGGAGATGGCTGTTCGAGAGAAGGAGGTGGAGGCGATCCAGGCGCAGGCAAAAGCGCTGGCCCAGGAAGACCAGGGTGCGGGGGAGGTGGAGAGGACCTCGAGGGCAGTGGAGGAGAAGTTCAGGGCCTTGTGCCAGCCCATGGAGGAGCGCTGCCGGCGCCTGCAGGCCTCCCGCGAGCAGCACCAGTTCCACCGGGACGTGGAGGATGAGATC TTGTGGGTGACGGAGCGGCTACCCATGGCTAGCTCCATGGAACACGGCAAGGACCTGCCCAGTGTCCAGCTCCTCATGAAGAAGAACCAG ACCCTGCAGAAGGAGATCCAGGGCCACGAGCCCCGGATTGCGGACCTGACGGAGCGGCAGCGCACTCTGGGCGTGGCAGCAGCAGGCCCCGAGCTGGCGGAGCTCCAGGAAATGTGGAAGCGCCTGGGCCACGAGCTGGAGCTGCGAGGAAAGCGACTGGAGGAGGCCCTGCGGGCTCAACAGTTCTACCGCGATGCTGCAGAGGCTGAGGCCTGGATGGGCGAGCAGGAGTTACACATGATGGGCCAGGAGAAGGCCAAG GACGAGCTGAGCGCCCAGGCGGAGGTGAAGAAGCATCAGGTATTGGAACAAGCCCTGGCCGACTATGCCCAGACCATCCACCAGCTGGCAGCCAGCAGCCAAGACATGATTGACCACGAGCATCCAGAGAA CACCCGGCTGTCGATCCGCCAAGCCCAGGTGGACAAGCTGTACGCCGGCCTGAAGGAGCTGGCGGGCGAGCGGCGGGAGCGTCTGCAGGAGCACCTCCGGCTGTGCCAGCTGCGCCGGGAGCTGGACGACCTGGAGCAGTGGATCCAGGAGCGTGAGGTGGTGGCCGCCTCTCACGAGCTGGGCCAGGACTACGAGCACGTGACC ATGCTCCGGGACAAATTCCGCGAGTTCTCGCGGGACACGAGCACCATCGGCCAGGAGCGCGTGGATGGTGCCAATGCACTGGCCAACGGGCTCATCGCTGGGGGCCATGCCGCCCGGGCCACGGTGGCCGAGTGGAAGGACAGCCTCAACGAGGCCTGGGCTGACCTGCTGGAGCTGCTGGACACGCGGGGCCAGGTGCTGGCGGCTGCACACGAGCTGCAGCGCTTCCTGCACGGGGCGCGCCAAGCACTGGCGCGCGTGCAGCacaagcagcagcagcttcccgaTGGGACCGGCCGGGACCTCAACGCCGCCGAGGCCCTGCAGCGCCGACACTGTGCCTTCGAGCACGACATCCAGGCCCTCAGCGCCCAG GTCCAGCAGGTGCAGGACGACGGCCACCGGCTCCAGAAGGCCTACGCCGGCGACAAGGCCGAGGAGATCGGCCGCCACATGCAGGCCGTGGCCGAGGCCTGGGCGCAGCTTCAGGGGAGCTCTGCTGCCCGCCGCCAGCTGCTGCTGGACACCACGGACAAGTTCCGCTTCTTCAAGGCCGTCCGGGAGCTGATGCTGTGGATGGACGGGGTGAACCTGCAGATGGACGCCCAGGAGCGGCCCCG GGACGTGTCTTCCGCAGACCTGGTCATCAAGAACCACCAAGGCATCAAGGCCGAGATTGAGGCCAGGGCCGACCGCTTCTCCTCCTGTGTCGATATGGGGCAGGGGCTGCTGGCCAGGAGCCACTACGCGGCAGAGGAG ATCTCAGAGAAGCTGTCTCAGCTTCAGGCACGGCGCCAAGAGACAGCTGACAAGTGGCAGGAGAAGATGGACTGGCTGCAGCTTG TTTTGGAGGTGCTGGTGTTCGGGAGAGACGCAGGTGTGGCGGAGGCTTGGCTGTGTAGTCAGGAACCGCTGGTGCGAAGCGCTGAGCTGGGCTGCACCGTCGATGAAGTCGAGAGCCTCATCAAGCGGCACGAGGCCTTCCAGAAGTCCGCGGTGGCCTGGGAGGAGCGGTTCAGCGCGCTGGAGAAGCTCACGGCG CTGGAGGAACAGGAGAAGGAGcggaaaagaaagagggaggaagaggaacgGAGGAAGCTGCCCCCTCCTCCAGAACCCCCGGCCAGTCCTCCCGAAGGGCACCTGGTGGACAGCCACATGGCCCCTGCCACTGCCCGGGACGG AGTGCACCCCCGCCTGCCGGCCAGTGTGAACGGCGTCTGCACAGATGCAGAGGGCCCCCAG CCCCTGATGGAACAGCAGAGACTTGAGCAGGGCGGCCTCCCAGAAGGGCCT GGGTCCGGTGCTGGGGACGAGGCCAACGGGCCACGGGGAGAGAAGCAGGCCCGGACACAGGGCCCGACCCCTCCGATAATGCCCCAGAGCAGGTCATCCGAGTCCGCCCGGGTCGCCACCTTGCCCACTCGAGGCCCGGAGCTCTCCGCCCAGGAACAGATGGAGGGGTTGCTGTGCCGCAAACAGGAGATGGAGGCCTTTGGCAAGAAGGCCGCCAACAG gtcgtGGCAGAATGTGTACTGTGTCCTGCGGCGCGGGAGCCTTGGCTTTTACAAGGATGCGAAGGCAGCCAGTGCAGGAGTGCCGTACCATGGAGAAGTGCCTGTCAGCCtggccagggcccagggcagcGTGGCCTTTGATTATCGAAAGCGCAAGCATGTCTTCAAGCTGGG CTTACAAGATGGGAAGGAATATCTGTTCCAGGCCAAGGATGAG GCAGAGATGAGCTCGTGGCTGAGGGTGGTGAATGCAGCCATTGCCACCGCGTCCTCCGCCTCCGGAGAGCCTGAAGAGCCAGCGGTGCCCAGTGCCACGCGGGGCATGACCCGGGCCATGACCATGCCCCCGGTGTCACCGGCCGGGGCTGAGGGACCTGTCGTGCTTCGCAGCAAGGATGGCAGAGAACGAGAGCGAGAAAAGCGCTTCAGCTTCTTCAAGAAGAACAAGTAG